Proteins co-encoded in one Conger conger chromosome 4, fConCon1.1, whole genome shotgun sequence genomic window:
- the cfap144 gene encoding protein FAM183A — translation MAGAKPKSPVDLVHQNAIHCETIKKEQMSQKLYTEFSINPFKKLHVLADKPMSRKTNEHEEEDPTFLKIIHGARLEPTKKYIHPQTESQEIGWISRPLIVTDRSDRRLNFSRQNSEITKYMDAAWRLKEQTQNLG, via the exons ATGGCAGGTGCAAAGCCCAAGAGTCCAGTGGATCTTGTTCACCAAAACGCAATTCATTGTGAGACCATAAAGAAAGAGCAAATGAGTCAGAAGTTGTACACTGAGTTCAGCATTAATCCATTCAAAAAAC TGCATGTTTTGGCCGATAAGCCTATGTCAAGGAAAACAAATGAGCACGAGGAGGAAGACC CCACTTTCTTGAAAATTATTCACGGAGCTCGATTGGAACCCACAAAAAAGTACATCCATCCACAGACGGAGAGCCAAGAGATTGGTTGGATATCAAGGCCCCTG ATCGTCACAGATCGCAGTGACCGGAGACTCAACTTCTCTCGCCAAAATTCAGAAATTACCAAGTACATGGACGCTGCATGGCGTCTGAAGGAACAGACGCAGAACCTTGGGTAG